One genomic region from Alphaproteobacteria bacterium encodes:
- a CDS encoding CpaD family pilus assembly lipoprotein: ENKLMEFLAQSGNNPGGNIALLTAMPEDTQTAQRLEDLQRQLDQQGYHEIVVVSDASIPEGRIRVSTSEARVSSPDCPDWSYAHMENYRNARLSNYGCAHAVNLSKMVMDPNDLIAGKGDPRPDVERGRVVIEAYRAPTLTGGDSESSGGGQ, encoded by the coding sequence AAGAAAATAAACTCATGGAATTTCTGGCACAAAGTGGCAATAATCCGGGTGGAAATATTGCACTGCTAACCGCCATGCCCGAAGACACACAAACTGCGCAACGACTCGAAGATTTACAACGTCAGTTGGATCAGCAAGGCTATCATGAAATTGTTGTTGTAAGCGATGCCAGCATCCCGGAAGGGCGCATTCGTGTAAGCACCAGCGAAGCGCGTGTAAGCAGTCCAGATTGTCCGGATTGGAGCTATGCGCATATGGAAAATTACCGCAATGCCCGTTTAAGCAATTATGGTTGCGCCCATGCGGTGAACTTAAGTAAAATGGTGATGGATCCTAATGATCTTATCGCGGGTAAAGGCGATCCACGCCCGGATGTAGAACGTGGACGAGTAGTTATTGAAGCTTATCGCGCTCCTACATTGACAGGCGGAGATAGCGAATCTAGCGGTGGAGGTCAATAA
- a CDS encoding EAL domain-containing protein: MNTRWFNSLNSVQPCWICIIINPAAITDTIEAELVALGLQPHRDSESCFLLYSENWTAPWRNIIASLSRYKLANNAKACTYPGDAQPSIGEIKQKLRSLEEVSEICENMWLIDVIKEDRLICHFLSVVDSNGKIFGHESLVRAINADGSFINGGEIFKASKILRIEHLIDRHLHELAIKCFTEDHLTGFLFINLVPGFIQRPEFYFGGLSEAARHYGMNAKSIVLDCTNSENPRDIHHLKAITQYCRSQGYLVSLDDIETPHTARRILKEMQPDFIKIDMRLIQRADQPQAMATIRELVEMTRDNACSVIAEGVETETTLKLLENADIGLFQGYLFSPPPEMATPPKANASATTHQNRA, from the coding sequence ATGAACACCCGTTGGTTTAACAGTCTAAATAGCGTCCAGCCCTGCTGGATATGCATTATCATCAATCCTGCCGCTATTACTGATACTATAGAAGCCGAGCTTGTGGCTCTGGGGCTGCAACCGCATCGAGATTCCGAGTCGTGCTTCCTTCTTTATTCTGAAAACTGGACAGCACCGTGGCGTAACATTATTGCCAGCCTTTCACGCTATAAGCTGGCTAACAACGCTAAGGCCTGCACGTATCCGGGCGATGCACAACCAAGCATAGGCGAAATAAAACAAAAACTTCGCAGCTTGGAAGAAGTGAGTGAAATCTGCGAAAACATGTGGCTGATCGATGTTATTAAAGAAGATCGGCTGATTTGCCACTTTTTGTCGGTCGTTGATAGTAACGGAAAAATATTTGGCCATGAGTCGTTGGTACGCGCAATTAATGCGGATGGCTCCTTCATTAATGGCGGAGAAATTTTCAAGGCCAGCAAAATTCTGCGCATAGAGCATTTAATAGACCGTCATCTACATGAACTGGCCATTAAATGTTTTACCGAAGACCATTTAACCGGATTTCTTTTTATCAATCTTGTGCCCGGATTTATTCAGCGCCCCGAATTTTATTTTGGTGGCCTCAGTGAAGCGGCACGCCATTATGGCATGAATGCCAAAAGCATTGTGCTAGATTGCACTAATTCGGAAAATCCCCGCGATATTCATCACCTCAAGGCAATTACGCAATACTGCCGTTCGCAAGGATATTTGGTTTCATTGGACGACATAGAAACCCCACACACCGCCCGCCGGATTCTAAAAGAAATGCAGCCAGACTTCATTAAAATCGATATGCGCTTGATACAACGCGCTGATCAACCACAAGCCATGGCAACAATCCGCGAGTTGGTAGAGATGACTCGCGACAACGCGTGTAGCGTGATTGCCGAAGGTGTAGAGACCGAAACCACTCTGAAATTACTCGAAAATGCAGATATTGGACTGTTTCAGGGATATTTATTTTCCCCTCCTCCCGAAATGGCGACCCCGCCCAAAGCGAATGCCAGTGCCACAACGCACCAGAATCGCGCATAA
- a CDS encoding type II and III secretion system protein family protein, producing the protein MLNKRKIFLKMRRVAALCACTAALLSPAGALYSNAAAQISDGMIVELNKSTIIRLPDNADVVAIADPAIADVDVLAPNLVSIQGRGVGQTTVVAFNSRGDEILNQTITVNHNLSKLAQIVSRVMPDTNITFDSMDGALIMSGDVESPLEADNIRRIVEPFLGDDTLVSMLNVKGSDQVMLKVRIAEVSRTELKRFGINLSSVLTNSGNFAFGLVTGRDIGAADVANIMRGDGNNNLAVNFANGNLNINSVIDALAQDNLIKVLAEPNLTTASGRSSSFLAGGEYPIPVPGQDGQVTIEYREYGVGLEFSPQVLSKDKISLTVAPEVSELSQIGAVDLQGFSIPALTTRRAETTVELGSGQSFAIAGLLRNGHSNNVEKFPFLGDLPILGALFRSTEFQQEQTELVIIITPYIVRGASASELTDPTVGYVAPTDPERILLGHTYTPKPEPKPVMLEGSPSDLRNPRFRRSMANQASGVVVDREEIMTPAPSVAKTTPANKAAPVENVEVIETPVTNTAPAPATKPEAAATLNGPVGFMLR; encoded by the coding sequence ATGTTGAATAAACGTAAAATTTTCCTGAAGATGCGCCGTGTTGCAGCCCTTTGCGCTTGCACCGCCGCATTGCTTTCGCCCGCAGGAGCGCTCTATTCCAATGCCGCTGCGCAAATCAGTGACGGCATGATCGTAGAATTAAACAAAAGCACCATCATTCGCCTGCCGGATAATGCCGATGTGGTGGCTATTGCCGACCCTGCCATTGCCGATGTAGATGTGCTGGCGCCTAACCTTGTGTCTATTCAGGGGCGCGGCGTTGGACAAACCACTGTGGTAGCATTTAATAGCCGTGGTGATGAAATTTTGAATCAAACCATTACGGTGAACCATAATTTAAGCAAGCTTGCGCAGATTGTCAGCCGTGTAATGCCCGATACAAATATTACCTTCGATTCAATGGATGGCGCGCTCATCATGAGTGGTGATGTAGAGTCCCCTCTCGAAGCAGATAATATTCGTCGTATCGTCGAACCATTCTTGGGAGATGACACGCTGGTCAGCATGCTTAATGTTAAAGGTTCTGATCAGGTAATGCTCAAAGTACGCATTGCAGAAGTATCACGTACCGAATTAAAACGTTTTGGCATTAATCTATCATCCGTACTCACCAATAGCGGTAATTTTGCCTTTGGTTTGGTGACGGGGCGCGACATAGGCGCAGCAGATGTAGCAAACATCATGCGTGGTGACGGCAACAACAACCTTGCGGTAAACTTTGCCAACGGCAATTTGAATATCAATAGTGTAATTGACGCATTGGCGCAGGATAATCTTATCAAAGTGCTGGCCGAGCCAAACCTTACCACCGCCTCTGGCCGCAGTTCCAGCTTTTTGGCCGGCGGAGAATATCCCATTCCTGTTCCCGGACAAGACGGACAAGTTACTATCGAATACCGCGAATATGGTGTGGGGTTAGAATTTAGCCCACAAGTACTGTCTAAAGATAAAATCAGCCTGACGGTTGCGCCTGAAGTAAGCGAACTTTCGCAAATTGGCGCCGTAGACCTGCAAGGATTCAGCATTCCTGCCCTCACCACGCGCCGCGCAGAAACCACCGTCGAGCTAGGAAGCGGCCAAAGCTTTGCCATCGCAGGTTTGCTCCGCAACGGCCACAGCAACAATGTTGAAAAATTCCCCTTCTTAGGCGATCTGCCAATTTTAGGGGCGCTGTTTCGCTCTACCGAATTTCAGCAAGAACAAACCGAGCTTGTTATTATTATCACCCCCTATATTGTACGCGGCGCTTCGGCCAGTGAACTCACCGACCCCACCGTGGGATATGTAGCTCCCACCGATCCAGAACGCATTTTGCTTGGCCACACCTATACACCCAAGCCTGAACCTAAGCCGGTAATGCTGGAGGGATCGCCTTCTGATTTACGCAACCCCCGTTTCCGCCGTTCTATGGCCAATCAGGCTTCAGGTGTAGTGGTGGATCGCGAAGAAATTATGACACCCGCGCCATCGGTGGCCAAAACTACGCCTGCAAATAAAGCTGCACCCGTGGAAAATGTGGAGGTGATTGAAACCCCTGTCACAAATACTGCGCCTGCCCCCGCCACAAAGCCCGAAGCTGCGGCAACCCTTAACGGCCCCGTTGGCTTTATGCTGCGATAG
- the cpaB gene encoding Flp pilus assembly protein CpaB, which produces MRPYIILVIIGVIVAGLAAVAVRSTVSTPVELAEAPPVTTTRVLIAQDTITAGTFIRADKDLTWGEWPEDKIQSPPYIIDDSLNMQDYNGAVVRRTIYAGEPITLGAMVKPGEGGFMSAVLQSGFRAISLPVNATPGNAGFIFPGDRVALILPHAIQNAVGQNFASETFVKDVRVLAVDQMLDNPENKALLAKTVTLEVSPRQAEAISVALEMGKISLALRSLANDVQIADSVDPLPVIAPENLPDASGQSIDFFYPDETVSTPQNQAYTRDSDVSNLLSGSQQFTRQPTRVRVIRGDETTELEFRQTGQ; this is translated from the coding sequence ATGCGCCCCTATATTATTTTAGTCATTATTGGCGTTATCGTAGCCGGACTTGCCGCCGTTGCAGTTCGCTCTACCGTTTCTACACCCGTTGAGTTGGCCGAAGCACCACCCGTCACCACCACGCGTGTTTTAATTGCACAAGATACCATAACCGCCGGAACGTTTATTCGCGCCGATAAAGACCTGACATGGGGTGAATGGCCGGAAGACAAAATACAATCTCCCCCCTATATCATCGATGATTCTCTGAACATGCAGGATTATAATGGCGCTGTTGTACGCCGCACCATCTATGCGGGCGAGCCAATAACCCTTGGCGCAATGGTCAAGCCCGGTGAAGGCGGCTTTATGTCTGCTGTGCTGCAATCGGGATTCCGCGCTATATCGCTGCCAGTCAATGCCACCCCAGGCAATGCCGGATTTATTTTTCCGGGCGATCGTGTCGCCCTGATTCTCCCTCACGCCATACAAAATGCTGTAGGGCAAAACTTTGCCAGCGAAACCTTTGTAAAAGATGTGCGGGTGTTAGCGGTAGATCAAATGTTGGATAACCCCGAAAACAAGGCACTATTGGCAAAAACCGTGACACTGGAAGTCAGCCCCCGACAGGCCGAAGCCATTAGTGTGGCGCTGGAAATGGGTAAAATATCCCTTGCGCTGCGCAGCCTAGCAAATGATGTGCAGATTGCCGATTCTGTGGATCCCTTGCCGGTAATCGCGCCTGAAAACCTGCCCGATGCGAGCGGCCAAAGCATTGACTTTTTCTATCCTGATGAAACCGTTAGCACCCCGCAGAATCAGGCCTATACACGTGATAGCGATGTAAGCAACCTACTTAGCGGATCGCAACAATTCACAAGACAGCCTACACGAGTGCGCGTGATTCGCGGTGACGAAACTACCGAACTGGAATTCCGGCAAACTGGTCAGTGA